In Fodinicurvata sp. EGI_FJ10296, the DNA window GAAACGCTGCTGGCGGTTGGCTGAGAGATCTTCTGAAAACATCCGACGGCAGCCGCTGCCCTGGCGCTTGGCCTCGAACATCGCCTTATCGGCATTTTCGATCAGCACGGTGGCCGTGCGCCCATGGTCGGGATACAGGCTGATCCCGATACTGGCGCCGATATGGTGCGTGAAGCCGCCTTCCACCAAAGGCTCCGCTAGGCTGGATATGATCCGATCAGCCAGAGTACAGGCGTTGATGATAATCTGCTCTCGTGTCGTAACGCCGCCTTGACGAGGGTCATCGATCATCAGCACAAGGAATTCGTCTCCTCTCTGGCGGATCACCTGGTCAGTATTGCGTACGGTATCTTGCAGGCGCTGCCCGACCTGAATGAGAACACGATCGCCTACTTCGTGGCCCAAGGCATCGTTGATCAGCTTGAAGCGGTCAAGATCGATGAACAGCACCGCTCCGGAGGTTTCGGTGTGCTTCGCGGCATCCAGCATGCCGTTCAGGTAATGCACGAGATGGTGACGATTGGGCAGGCCTGTGAGCGCATCAGTAAAGGCCAGGTGATGGATTTCGGCCGACTGGTGTTGGCTTTCCCGCAGGGTGCGTAAGGCGTTCAGCCCAAACACCAGGTTGTCGCCGATCCGTTGCAGCAATTGGCACTCTTCATGACCGAAATGATCCGGATTCGGCGAGGTGATGGCCAGGTAGCCCGGGGACCCGGACTCGAAGATCAAGGGTAGTGTGATGGCCGACGCCAAGCCGTGAGCGCGCGCATGATCCTTTAGGGAAGCTAGGCTGGGTTCATGGGCGATGTCGTTGACCACGCGCGCCTTGCCCGAGTGCAGTGACTGACCGACCATCTCCGACCCCTTGGGGTTCTGGCCCCAGCCGATCGTGAACTCTGACAGGAAGGGGCCGGCCGCACCGGCACTGGCCCGAACCTCCATGGCCTTGCCAGCCTGGTCGGTGGCGAAGCCTACCCATGCGAGGTTGTAGTCCTCTTCATCGACGATCGTCCGACACAGCGAGCTCAGCATCTCCTCTTCGCTCCTAGAGCGGACCAGAATCGTGTCGCAGGCGTTCAAAGTCCGCAGCGCGCTGACGATGGCAACGAGCTTCTGGCGAGTCATTTCCTGTTCCTGCGACAGGACCCGCAGATGTAGCAGGTTGGCGATCCGCGCCTTCAATTCCGCCTGGGTCGTAGGAATGTGCAGGATGTCGTCGACACTGTGACCCAGCTCGGCGGAGCTGTATGCAGGGACCCGGGTACGGCTGTCGGCGACAAGCAGTACCGGTAAAATCATCGGCGCGGCCTGCCGGCGCAGATGTAGTATCCGTTCGCGATAACGCTGCAGTAATGTCGTGTCTGCGATGATCAGGTTGGCATTCAGGGCCGCCTCGTCGTTTTCCTCGGCGAGCACGTCCTGCACTTGAAAGTCCTGTCCGAGCATCCGCTTGAGCAGCGCGGCATTGGCCCTGTTCGCCAGGGCGATCGTCACAACGGGCATTTCTTGGATTTTATGTTCGCAGGCCGTCACGGCGTATCAATGCGCTGATTGGGTTGAACCATTTCCGGTACGCCACTCAGCAGACCACGCATGCCCTGCAGTGGCCGGCCAACCTGAAGCCCATCCGGCGTGATGTCGAACTCGCGCAAAGCTTTCTCGAAGCTGCCTGCCCGCTTCTTTAGCACGCCTATGGTCTTGCGCAGTTCGCCGTCCAGTTCGATGTAGCGAAGCATGATGATGTTATCGGCGACATAGCTCAGGCCATATTCTGTCACGCGAGCCTGACTTCCGGCAATCGTGAAGATTTCGTTGACCAGAACCACAGTCACACCCATGTTTATTAAGTAACGGCACAGGGCGTGTACGCGCTCCTGCAGTTTTTCACCAGACATTGATTGCTGGTACCCTGAAAGGCTGTCGATCATCACCACGGTCGCACCCGCCTGCTCGACTTCCTCGCGGACCCTCATAGCAAACTGATCGGGGTGATAGAGCAAGGGTTCGACGGCTTCGAAGAGAAGTTGGCCTTTGCCGACCATTTCATCCACCGGCAAACCAATCTGCCGACAGCGGGTGAAAAAGGTCGAAGCGTTTTCATCGAAATTGTAGATGACCGCCCGCTCCCCGTCGGCCGTCGCCTGACTCAGAAACTGTGCGCCAAGCGTGGTCTTGCCCACGCCGGTCGGCCCGGACAGCAAGGTCACCGTGCCGCGCTCGATACCGCCATGGGTGAGCGCGTCGAGCTCGGGGAGGCCAGAGCTGATCTGGGTATGCGTGTTAGTTCGGAAGAATTTGTTGGGCATCAGGCGCGGAAAAAGCGTCATGCCTTCCTTGCCGAGCTGATAAAAGTGTAGGCCGGCCTCGAAGCCCGAGCCACGAAACTTGGTGATCCGGCATAGCCGCCCATAATCCGTGGACTCCAGGCTGATCACACCGTCGCTGAGGAACGGTAGGGCTTGGTTGTCTTCGTCGCCGATTTCCTCCGACGTGAAGATCACTGTTGCCCCTTCCCCGGTCAATGTGCGCAACAGTGACAGCACCTGCTTTCGAAATTGAAAAGTGTCGGGCGACAGGTAGCGCATCTGGCTGAGCGAATCGATCAGAACACACTGTGGCCGATGTTCGAGAACATGGCCGAGAATCCTGTCATGGTTGGTATTGCCTTCAACGTCCCAGCTTTCCAGCAGGTTATAGGTGTCGCCGCCAGTGCCGTCGGCCTGGCCGGGTGACAGGTCTAGGACGCTAACCCCGTCAAGCGAAAGTCCGCTGCGTTTGGCGTTGTCGCGCAGTTGGTCCTCTGCCTCCCCCAGGGTCACCAACAGGCTCTTTGAGGGATCACCAGCAAGCAGGCAATGCAGGCCGAGCGTGGTCTTACCAGAGCCTGGACCGCCCCGAACCAGGTAGGCCCGTCGCGGTATCAAACCCCCATGAAGGATCTGATCGAGACCGGCGACCCCTGTAAGCAATCTTGGGTCGTGGGTGTTGATCATCCTTACTTAGCTCCTGTGTTGAACAACATTGGGATTGCCGAAGGCAGTTCAGGCTGAACGATGTGGCATGCTGGATCGACCATCACGGGCTCACTTTCTCATCGCTCGGCATTGGTCGTGGGCATGTCCTTGAAACCTAGGGCATTTTTAGGTGAGGGGTTCGCGCAAGTGCGATCCGCCGGCATGATGATGCGCACTATCGTGCCGCGGCCTTTTTCCGTATCGATCTCCAGCCGACCCTGATGCAAATGGACGAGCGCATTGGCGATCGGAAGGCCCAGGCCAATGCCGCCTTCACGCCGGGTGTAGCTGTCTTCTGCTGACCCGAAGGGCTCCAGCGCGCGGCGTTTTTCGTTGCGGTCCATGCCGGGCCCGGTGTCTGCGATCTCGATGCAGATTTTGGCGTTACTCCCGAGCCGTGCTGCGACATCGATCCGGCCGTCGGCCGGGGTGTACTTCGTGGCGTTGGTGATGAGATTGGTCAAAACTTGGCGCAGGCTGCGCTCGTCCGCCCATAGATCGGGCATGTCGGGCTGAATGGCTACTTGGAGAGCGAGGCGCTTCTTCTGCGCGTATAGTTCAATTTGCCGTATGGCGTAACGCACGATTTGCGCGACGTTCAGACGATGTGGATTGATTTTCCATTTCCCGGCACTGAGCTTGGCGGAATGCAAAATGTGATCAATGACTTCGAACAGATGCCATGCGCTTTCATTGATATCCTTCAGGTATTCGCGCTCTTTTTCCCCGATGGCGGTGTTGGTTTTGAGGATGTCTGAAAACCCGATGATAGCGTTCAGGGGTGTCCTGAGTTCATGGGAAACATTGGCGAAGAACGCGGCCTGTGCTTGGTTTGCAAGCTCCGCTTCTTCCTTTTTCTCGCGCAAATTGTCTTCCAACGCCTTGCGTTGCGAGATGTCATTAATGGCGGCAATGACGTAGGCTTGGTCCTCATCGGTGTAGTAACTCAGGCCGATTTCGACCGGGAACTCCGTCCCGTTATGGCGTAATGCGCGAACAGCGCGATCCGGCCCCATCTGCCGTTTGCTGGGCGATCGCTGGAAAGCCTCACGCAACTCTTGATGCCGCGAATGCAGGTTCGCCGGTATCAGCATCTCAACCGAACGGCCAATTAGTGTCTCGCCTGCGTAGCCGAACAGCGTTTCCAGTTGCGCGTTGACCCGTTGGATCACGCCGTTGACGTCGACAACCAGCATCGCGATCGGCGCCGCGTCGATGATCGCTTCCCTGGCCCGCTCCGCTTGGCGTTGGGCGCTGATGTCCGTTTGAAAGCCGATATAGAAGCTCGGTTTGGCATCGCCCGCGTTGTAAACGGGCCGTAATTTTAGAAGATTTGTAAATTCTCGGCCGTCTTTGCGAACGTTCTGTAATTCGACCGTGCAGGCTTGGCCGACGGCCTGGGCCTCACGGATGACACGGCGTTGAGGTTCGTTCTCAAAGTTGCCTTGCAGAAAGCGGCAGTTGCGACCCGTGACCTCGGCGCGGCTGTAGCCGGTCATTCGTTCGAAGCCACGATTGACGTAAATCAGCGGTGCATCGGCCGCCATCATGGAGACGATCGATACACCGACCGGTGCATCGTCGAGAACGGCGTGGATCGACGGCGCGTTGACTTGGATCATGAGTTCGCTGGTGACTTCGAGGGCGAGCGCCCGAAGCAATGCCCAAGCACTATCACGCTGCATGCCGTCGGTCCCAGCAACGGCGACAACGAAAGATTCTGGTCCAAGCGGCGAGATGACCGGATAGGCGGCGATGTAGCGAACATCACCCATGGCAGCGTCGATCGGCTCGACCGTTTCGATCGTGCCTCTCGAATCCCGGATCAAAAAATCGGCATCGATGCGCTGGCAAACGCGCAAAGCGACATCACGGTCGCCGATCCAGTGATCCATCTTGTTTTTTGGATGGGATAGAACGACGATCGACCTGCATATAAGTGCTTTGTCCAAGCCTTCAACTATCATCAACACAAGGTCTGGGATTTCACCAAGTTCTGCCATTCCGGTCTTTCGAACAATTTCCGATAAATTTTGCGCATCGTATAAGCAAGAACTATACCAGCTTAAGTCAATATCCGTCACGCGTCGTGTGTGATGAAGGCGCAGGCCAGGGACCATCGGCCGGCGCTTTCGTGTCCAATCTGACGCCATCAAAAGTGGCATCGCTACATCGCGCGCACCTCCTGAAGGAAACGGTCCACTTGACCCTCGATACTCACCAGCGATCGACTGAGATCGGCCGTTGCCGATAGCATTTGCTCCGCCGCTTGTCCGGTTTCATTGGCTGCCGTTGTGACACCGGCGATATTCGAAGAAACCTCCATCGTAGCGGTATTTTGTTCATCTACGGACGCGGAGATCTCGACGTTGATTTCGTCGATCTTCTTGATCGTCCGCCCGATTGTCTTGATCCCTTGGACCGCTTGATGGGTCGATGTTTGCATTTCACCCACTTGGGCGGATATCTCCTTGGTCGCCTTTGCTGTCTGATCCGCAAGGTGCTTGACCTCACTTGCCACCACGGCAAAACCACGCCCGGCCTCACCGGCGCGTGCGGCCTCGATGGTGGCGTTCAGCGCCAGCAGGTTGGTCCGGTCGGCCACGTCTTCGATTAGCTTCACGATATCGCCGATCTTGTCGGCGGCGGCTGTCAGTCCGGCAATCATCGCATCGGACTTTTCCGCCTGGTCGACCGCCTCGCGCGCAATCGAACCGGACCTTTCGATCTGCTCACCGAAAGCCGCGATCGATCGATTGAGTTCCTCCGCTGCCGCCGCCACGGCATTGGCTTGGTTGCTGGTCCCGTCAGCCGTAGCTGTCAAGGATTGGGCTGTCCCTTCCATCTCTGTCGCGGCCGCAGCGACGGTTTTGACCATGCTTTGCACATCCTGTTCGAAGCTGTCGGCCAGTTGGGCTTTTTGTGTTGCCACCGACCAGTTGAGCATGGGACCGAGATACCGGCCTGCCTCGTTGGTCACGGCCGACACCCGAAGATCCAGCGTTTCGTCGCCCAGCTTGATTTTGGCGTTCCAGGGCAGATTGGCTGGATCGCGGAGGATTCTTCGCTGGTGATCGGGATTTTTATGAAAGACGTCGATCGACGTGCCCACCAGGTCCCGCGCTTTGATCGGCAGATGTTTCTCCAAGCCGGTCAAGGTCTCAATGCTGGTTTGGTTGGCATAGGTGACCTTGAGCGTTTCCGGGTCGCACATCATGACATTGAGCGGCATCCGGTCGATCATCCGGGTCAGAGCGTCCATCCGGTCGTTGGCGTCGACCTGCTCTGTCACCCGCTGCCACGTCACCAAGGCGGCAACATAACGGTTACGGCGCCCATGAATCGCCGTAACCGCTATATCGAGAGTTTCGCGACCAATGGTCGCGCGCGTCGAAAAGGGCAAGCGGTGCGGGTCGGCGATGGCTTGACGCAAAACGCCTGGGTCGTGATGGAATATATTGATCAACCCGCCAACGATGTCTCGGGCTGCGATCGGCAACGCTGACTCCCGGGTGTCGAGGGTCGCGAGCGCTGCCGGATTCGCATAAGTAATCTTGAAATCTGATGGATCACAAAGCATGGCATTAACCGGCATGGCGTCGACCATGGCCGATTTTAACGCAGACTTGAAACGAAGAGCCATGATCGACACTTCTCCCATAGGTTGACAATAGCTATTTTCTATAGAAGGGGGCTCAATAATTTCAAAACTAGGCGCAAAAATATTAATAGAATCATAAAAACCGAGAACTTCTATCTCATCGTACATCGCTTTGGCACCGACATTTAGGAATGAATGTCTGTCTGAAGAAGCCGCGACAAAACAGTAGAATTTGATTCCCGGTTTTTCTCTATAACGTAGCGGCGCTCTTGAATTTGGGCCCGCTGCACCCACGCTATTCATGATAGCCGCGCGTGCTACTCCACAACCCAAACGACAGGTGCTAATTGGCAGTTGATCGGGTGGTTATGCGGCCGAAGTCGTTCGAGGCCAAGGCGACGAGATTCGGCTTTTTCCGTTCAAGCAAACCCAGCAGCCAAGGTGAGGCATTCCTGCCCCCGCTCCGACGTGCATGCTGGACGATGGCGGTCGCTCTGACCACAAGGGTACTTCGCAATAGTTCATCGCCAGTTCGTGTGATGACGCCGAGCCTGACCTTGCCGGCCGTTGAATGATTTCCGGGGGTCAAACCGATCCAGGCCGCAAAGTCTCGCCCGGATTTGAACATGTGCGGGTCTGGCGTTTTCATCATCAGCATGGATGCGCCGATTGGGCCGACGCCGGGTATTTTCGCCAGCCGCTGACTACAGTCGTCGTTGCGATGAGGTGGTCCCACCTTGTTGGACAGCATGGCGGCTAAATTAAGCTCATCGTGTATGGTGTCATGCCGCCATTTTGGTCATCCGACCCTGCGGGGCATGCCCCCCAGGGTCGGAAACGCTGGTATGCCCATATGCCTCGGCCGGGGTTCTCCCGGCAAGGGCCGAGTGAGGGCGTTGGTGATTGTAATAGAAGAGCCACTGATCCAGACCAGCACGCAATTCGGATCCCGTTTCGAAAGCATGGAGATAGACGCATTCGTATTTGATCGACCGCCACAGGCGCTCGATGAAGACGTTGTCCATCCATCGGCCCCGGCCATCCATAAAGCATTGCTGGTGAACTGACTGCCTTGGTCGGTATTGAAGATCTCCGGCCGACCGTACCGGTCGATGGCCTCTTCCAGCGCATCGACGCAAAAACCGGCGTCCATTGTGTTCGATAGCCGCCAAGTCAGCACCTGGCGAGTCGCCCAATCCATGACGGCAACCAAGTAGAGGAAGCCCCGGCGCATCGGTATGTATGTCACGTCCGCACACCACACCTGATTGGGGCGCACGATGTCCAGTTCCCGCAGAAGATAAGGGTAAATTCGATGCTCCGGATGAGGGTGGCTGGTCCGGGGACGTTGGTAAATCGCCGTCAGCCCCATTTTGGCCATCAAACGCCGAACACGGTGACGACCGACAGCCTGTCCATGACGCTTCACAAATGCCGGGTCATTTGCCGACTGCCGTACCAGGGGCAATCCATGAACACTGCGTCGATCACCGTCATCAGTGCCAGCGTGTCCTCACTTTCCGGGACCGGTGTGTAATACCAGGATGATCGGCTGATCGACAGCAGACGGCATTGGGCCGCAATCGATAGCTGAGGGTGCAACGTCTCAATCATTGATCGCCTCCGCGCCACGCTCATCGACCGAAGGCTTTCGCCAAAAAATCCCGTTCCACCAGAAGTTGGCCAATCTTGGCATGCAGTTTCTCGATCTCCGCCTCACTGGCCGCCTTTGACGATTGATCCCCGCCCTCAAAAAGGCGGGCCATGCCCTCCATCGCCTGACGCTTCCATGTCCCGATCATCGTATGGTGAATGCCGTGCTTGGCCGCCAATTCCGCCACGGTCAGATCGCCCCGGATCGCCTCCATGGCCACTTTCGCCTTGAATTCCGCGCTGTAGCGCTTTCTCGTCGTCTTCATGCCCGTCCGTCCCTTACGTCGTCGGGATGAGCTTAACACCCTGTCCAAAAATCCGGCACCACCTCAAATGTCGTCGGGGGAAAGTTCGATCTGCATCGCTGGGCGCCTCGGTCATCGTTTCTGATGAGCCCAAGGTGCCGGATTCGGTCGTGTCGGATTCGGTCGTTGCGCAGGTGGGAACGGTGTGGGAATAAGGTGGGGGTTTGGTGGGTTTGCACTTCTCTCAATTGACGGCGATGGCAGCATAGTGTTTGGCTCCACCATTGCTTTGGCGACAAGGCTCCGTATTTTGTCGGGAAACCTTGCGATGAAGATCGTCGCCCGCCAGGTGACCTGAGCCGACGCGGCAGACGTTCAGACAAGCTGGGACGAGTCAGACGCGCAGATTTGCGTTTGATCGGTATCAACGCAGCTCTCAGGCTGGTACTTGGAAATGAATGTGGGAAAACCCGGTTGGCAAATGTAATGTCTCAGAAAACAACACCTGAATGCTCATCCTGGCTCGGGATCTTCCAGGCGGCTGTAGAGGCGGCCTACGATGCGGTGTTGATCACGGATGCCGAACTTGAACTTCCGGGCCCTCGGATCGTTTACGTCAATCCTGCCTTCAGCCGGATGACCGGATACAGCCTGGACGAGATCATCGGGAAGACACCGCGCATCATGCAGGGTCCTGAAACGGACTGGTCCGTCATTCGGAGGCTGCGCGACGACCTTAAACACGGCCGAACGTTCGAGGGAAAATCAAAGAACTATCGGAAAGATGGTTCAGCGTTCATCATGGAATGGACGATCGCGCCAGTGCTGGACGAAGATGACCAGGTCACACATTACGTGGCCTTGCAGCGCGACATCACAGAGCGCGAACGGTTGTTGGAGATGCTTCAGCACCAAGCGTCGTTTGACGGTCTCACGGGTGCTTTCAACAGAGCGGAGACGGAACGCATGCTGTCGATCGAAGTGGAGGGAGCGCGCCGATATAATCGACACCTGTCGATAGTCATGTTCGACATTGATAACTTCAAGGCGGTCAACGATAAATATGGCCATAACATGGGGGACGAAGTCCTTCGTCGCATCGCCCAGGCTGTCCTTTCGCGCATGCGGACCGTCGACTACTTCGGGCGGTGGGGTGGTGAAGAATTTGCCGTCCTTCTTCCGCAAACGATTCTTGGTGGCGCGAAGGCATTGGCTGAGAACTTGCGCGCCCTCATCGAGGGCCTTGAGTTTGATGATGACCTGAAAGTAACAGCGAGTTTCGGCGTTGCAGCGCGCCTCGACGAGACCGATGCAACGGCTTTGATCAAGCGCGCAGATGAAGCGCTTTACGCCTCGAAAGATAGCGGACGGAACCAGGTTTCTGTTGCATCATCCGACCGATGAGGGCGCATGCAAGGAACTTCGGTTTTCGATGGCTTGAAGATTCGAAAGGCGCACAACGACCGAGGTTGACCTTCTCTCGCTTGCCAAGTTGCCGAATGCTGTGCTCCGCACGATTGGCCTCGCACCATTCGAGCGGATCGCAAAGATGACCCGCGGAACCAAAGTTGTCACGATGTCCCCACAGCAGATGAAGGTAGCGGCGTCCGCAGCAAATCTTTCT includes these proteins:
- a CDS encoding EAL domain-containing protein — its product is MTIALANRANAALLKRMLGQDFQVQDVLAEENDEAALNANLIIADTTLLQRYRERILHLRRQAAPMILPVLLVADSRTRVPAYSSAELGHSVDDILHIPTTQAELKARIANLLHLRVLSQEQEMTRQKLVAIVSALRTLNACDTILVRSRSEEEMLSSLCRTIVDEEDYNLAWVGFATDQAGKAMEVRASAGAAGPFLSEFTIGWGQNPKGSEMVGQSLHSGKARVVNDIAHEPSLASLKDHARAHGLASAITLPLIFESGSPGYLAITSPNPDHFGHEECQLLQRIGDNLVFGLNALRTLRESQHQSAEIHHLAFTDALTGLPNRHHLVHYLNGMLDAAKHTETSGAVLFIDLDRFKLINDALGHEVGDRVLIQVGQRLQDTVRNTDQVIRQRGDEFLVLMIDDPRQGGVTTREQIIINACTLADRIISSLAEPLVEGGFTHHIGASIGISLYPDHGRTATVLIENADKAMFEAKRQGSGCRRMFSEDLSANRQQRFTMESRLREALENKEFELHYQPIFELDSCRIVAAEALVRWPQANGDVLMPGTFIPVLEETGMIRPLGDWVLETAARQLKAWHAQGYMLAMTVNVSLNQFYPGCIAEKFVSLVKPHVDPRWIHLEVTENALMIDPEAIEILLEKLHRKGFQIAIDDFGTGYSSLSRLQHLSIQTLKIDRSFINELGRPSSKGAALVSIIQQMATSLNLHTIAEGIETDEQRRFLLEMAGANCWGQGFWFSRAILAHEFEALLKDQRQT
- a CDS encoding ATPase domain-containing protein, translating into MINTHDPRLLTGVAGLDQILHGGLIPRRAYLVRGGPGSGKTTLGLHCLLAGDPSKSLLVTLGEAEDQLRDNAKRSGLSLDGVSVLDLSPGQADGTGGDTYNLLESWDVEGNTNHDRILGHVLEHRPQCVLIDSLSQMRYLSPDTFQFRKQVLSLLRTLTGEGATVIFTSEEIGDEDNQALPFLSDGVISLESTDYGRLCRITKFRGSGFEAGLHFYQLGKEGMTLFPRLMPNKFFRTNTHTQISSGLPELDALTHGGIERGTVTLLSGPTGVGKTTLGAQFLSQATADGERAVIYNFDENASTFFTRCRQIGLPVDEMVGKGQLLFEAVEPLLYHPDQFAMRVREEVEQAGATVVMIDSLSGYQQSMSGEKLQERVHALCRYLINMGVTVVLVNEIFTIAGSQARVTEYGLSYVADNIIMLRYIELDGELRKTIGVLKKRAGSFEKALREFDITPDGLQVGRPLQGMRGLLSGVPEMVQPNQRIDTP
- a CDS encoding PAS domain S-box protein, with protein sequence MAELGEIPDLVLMIVEGLDKALICRSIVVLSHPKNKMDHWIGDRDVALRVCQRIDADFLIRDSRGTIETVEPIDAAMGDVRYIAAYPVISPLGPESFVVAVAGTDGMQRDSAWALLRALALEVTSELMIQVNAPSIHAVLDDAPVGVSIVSMMAADAPLIYVNRGFERMTGYSRAEVTGRNCRFLQGNFENEPQRRVIREAQAVGQACTVELQNVRKDGREFTNLLKLRPVYNAGDAKPSFYIGFQTDISAQRQAERAREAIIDAAPIAMLVVDVNGVIQRVNAQLETLFGYAGETLIGRSVEMLIPANLHSRHQELREAFQRSPSKRQMGPDRAVRALRHNGTEFPVEIGLSYYTDEDQAYVIAAINDISQRKALEDNLREKKEEAELANQAQAAFFANVSHELRTPLNAIIGFSDILKTNTAIGEKEREYLKDINESAWHLFEVIDHILHSAKLSAGKWKINPHRLNVAQIVRYAIRQIELYAQKKRLALQVAIQPDMPDLWADERSLRQVLTNLITNATKYTPADGRIDVAARLGSNAKICIEIADTGPGMDRNEKRRALEPFGSAEDSYTRREGGIGLGLPIANALVHLHQGRLEIDTEKGRGTIVRIIMPADRTCANPSPKNALGFKDMPTTNAER
- a CDS encoding methyl-accepting chemotaxis protein, translating into MYDEIEVLGFYDSINIFAPSFEIIEPPSIENSYCQPMGEVSIMALRFKSALKSAMVDAMPVNAMLCDPSDFKITYANPAALATLDTRESALPIAARDIVGGLINIFHHDPGVLRQAIADPHRLPFSTRATIGRETLDIAVTAIHGRRNRYVAALVTWQRVTEQVDANDRMDALTRMIDRMPLNVMMCDPETLKVTYANQTSIETLTGLEKHLPIKARDLVGTSIDVFHKNPDHQRRILRDPANLPWNAKIKLGDETLDLRVSAVTNEAGRYLGPMLNWSVATQKAQLADSFEQDVQSMVKTVAAAATEMEGTAQSLTATADGTSNQANAVAAAAEELNRSIAAFGEQIERSGSIAREAVDQAEKSDAMIAGLTAAADKIGDIVKLIEDVADRTNLLALNATIEAARAGEAGRGFAVVASEVKHLADQTAKATKEISAQVGEMQTSTHQAVQGIKTIGRTIKKIDEINVEISASVDEQNTATMEVSSNIAGVTTAANETGQAAEQMLSATADLSRSLVSIEGQVDRFLQEVRAM
- a CDS encoding diguanylate cyclase; translation: MSQKTTPECSSWLGIFQAAVEAAYDAVLITDAELELPGPRIVYVNPAFSRMTGYSLDEIIGKTPRIMQGPETDWSVIRRLRDDLKHGRTFEGKSKNYRKDGSAFIMEWTIAPVLDEDDQVTHYVALQRDITERERLLEMLQHQASFDGLTGAFNRAETERMLSIEVEGARRYNRHLSIVMFDIDNFKAVNDKYGHNMGDEVLRRIAQAVLSRMRTVDYFGRWGGEEFAVLLPQTILGGAKALAENLRALIEGLEFDDDLKVTASFGVAARLDETDATALIKRADEALYASKDSGRNQVSVASSDR